A single window of Streptomyces aquilus DNA harbors:
- a CDS encoding LysR family transcriptional regulator, giving the protein MRVAQSGNLDLNLLVALDALLEEQSVGGAARRLHLSEPAMSRTLGRIRKALGDPVLVRAGRQMVPTPRALAVRAEVSAVVERARALFAPGRDTDLRTVERTFTLLGHDAIAASHGPALFARAAAEAPGIRIRYLGESHVDAPFLREGTADLEVGVVDQTQPEVHAETLLEDRMVGVVRAGHPFLEGELTAERFATEADHLIVSRRGKLHGPIDAALAELGLERRVVGSVGTYPSSLFVVRDTDLVGLITTWARPLADSLGLVTFDIPLHLPPLRLGLAWHPRHDADPAHAWLRRTVRELMADWTAGRAEGGA; this is encoded by the coding sequence ATGCGTGTGGCGCAATCCGGGAATCTGGATCTGAATCTGCTGGTCGCGCTCGATGCGCTGCTGGAGGAGCAGAGCGTGGGCGGCGCCGCCCGGCGGCTGCATCTGTCCGAGCCCGCCATGTCGCGCACCCTCGGCCGCATCCGCAAGGCGCTCGGTGACCCCGTGCTGGTGCGGGCCGGGCGGCAGATGGTGCCGACGCCGCGCGCGCTCGCCGTACGGGCCGAGGTGAGCGCGGTGGTGGAGCGGGCGCGGGCGTTGTTCGCGCCGGGGCGGGACACCGATCTGCGCACGGTGGAACGGACGTTCACCCTCCTCGGGCACGACGCGATCGCCGCCTCCCACGGCCCGGCCCTGTTCGCCCGGGCCGCCGCCGAGGCGCCCGGCATCCGCATCCGGTACCTCGGCGAGAGCCATGTCGACGCGCCGTTCCTGCGCGAGGGGACCGCCGACCTGGAGGTCGGGGTGGTGGACCAGACGCAGCCCGAGGTGCATGCGGAGACACTGCTGGAGGACCGTATGGTCGGCGTCGTACGGGCCGGACACCCTTTTCTGGAAGGGGAGTTGACGGCGGAGCGGTTCGCGACGGAGGCCGACCACCTGATCGTCTCCCGGCGGGGCAAGCTGCACGGTCCGATCGACGCCGCGCTCGCCGAACTCGGTCTGGAACGGCGGGTGGTGGGGTCGGTCGGGACCTATCCGTCGTCGCTGTTCGTCGTCCGCGACACCGACCTGGTCGGCCTGATCACCACCTGGGCCCGGCCCCTCGCCGACAGTCTGGGCCTGGTCACCTTCGACATCCCGCTGCACCTGCCGCCGCTGCGGCTGGGGTTGGCGTGGCATCCACGGCACGACGCCGATCCGGCCCATGCCTGGCTGCGCCGGACCGTACGGGAGTTGATGGCCGACTGGACGGCCGGGCGGGCGGAAGGAGGGGCATAG
- a CDS encoding GNAT family N-acetyltransferase, whose translation MDPVSADHVTSLRRFNRYFTRRIGALDDHYLGQDRPLGEARLLFEIGDGASLRELRTRLGLDAGYLSRMAKALEAQGLVRLSAHPDDNRLRMVEPTPAGRAELKEQNRRANALAAGLLEGLTADQRAELTAAMATAQRLLRLAAITVTLVDGAAPDARACLDAYAADIDARFPEGFDKSDLVGPEEVSGTAGAFFVAYEEGRPVGCGALRRLEPGVGELRHVWVHRDARRLGLARRLLAALEAEAAARGLTLLRLDTHATLTEAQAMYRACGYTEIPAYVDHVYADHWFEKRL comes from the coding sequence ATGGACCCAGTGTCAGCGGACCACGTCACCAGCCTCCGTCGGTTCAACCGCTACTTCACCCGCCGGATCGGCGCCCTCGACGACCACTACCTCGGCCAGGACCGCCCCCTCGGCGAGGCCCGGCTGCTGTTCGAGATCGGGGACGGGGCCTCCCTGCGCGAGCTGCGCACCCGCCTCGGCCTGGACGCCGGCTATCTGAGCCGGATGGCGAAGGCCCTGGAGGCGCAGGGCCTGGTCCGGCTGAGCGCGCACCCCGACGACAACCGGCTGCGGATGGTCGAACCGACCCCCGCCGGGCGGGCCGAGCTGAAAGAGCAGAACCGGCGGGCGAACGCCCTCGCCGCCGGCCTCCTCGAAGGCCTCACCGCCGACCAGCGCGCCGAGCTGACCGCGGCCATGGCCACCGCCCAGCGCCTGCTGCGCCTGGCGGCCATCACCGTCACCCTCGTCGACGGCGCCGCCCCGGACGCCCGCGCCTGCCTGGACGCCTACGCCGCCGACATCGACGCCCGCTTCCCCGAGGGCTTCGACAAGTCCGACCTCGTCGGCCCGGAGGAGGTGTCCGGTACGGCGGGCGCGTTCTTCGTGGCGTACGAGGAGGGCCGCCCGGTCGGCTGCGGGGCGCTGCGCCGCCTGGAGCCGGGCGTCGGCGAGCTCCGGCACGTGTGGGTGCACCGGGACGCCCGCCGCCTGGGCCTGGCCCGCCGGCTGCTCGCGGCGCTGGAAGCCGAGGCCGCCGCGCGCGGCCTCACGCTCCTGCGCCTCGACACGCACGCCACCCTCACCGAGGCGCAGGCGATGTACCGGGCGTGCGGGTACACGGAGATCCCGGCGTACGTGGACCACGTCTACGCCGACCACTGGTTCGAGAAACGGCTGTAG
- a CDS encoding helix-turn-helix domain-containing protein has product MGAWQSLPEDLPPEVRHFVEQLRRLKDATGLSLAALGARTAYSKSSWHRYFNATQPPPRQAVSALCRIAGLGGPEAERVGVRWELAVQAWPRPATAPEQPAGSEEYEDDPTLPWWEERPPSKGPRGANRMLLAAVLLLFVLVLVAGVGVVVLG; this is encoded by the coding sequence ATGGGCGCCTGGCAGTCGCTGCCGGAGGATCTGCCGCCGGAGGTGCGGCACTTCGTGGAGCAGCTGCGGCGGCTGAAGGACGCGACCGGCCTCAGCCTGGCCGCGCTCGGTGCGCGCACCGCGTACAGCAAGTCCTCCTGGCACCGCTATTTCAACGCCACGCAGCCGCCGCCCCGGCAGGCCGTCAGCGCCCTGTGCAGGATCGCCGGGCTCGGCGGCCCGGAGGCCGAGCGCGTCGGCGTCCGCTGGGAACTCGCCGTCCAGGCCTGGCCCCGCCCGGCGACCGCCCCCGAACAGCCCGCGGGGTCCGAGGAGTACGAGGACGATCCCACGCTGCCGTGGTGGGAGGAGCGGCCGCCGTCGAAGGGACCGCGCGGCGCGAACCGGATGCTGCTGGCCGCCGTACTGCTGCTGTTCGTACTGGTGCTCGTCGCGGGTGTCGGTGTCGTGGTGCTTGGGTGA
- a CDS encoding helix-turn-helix transcriptional regulator, producing the protein MPHDDSPTARALRTLELLQNSPGITADRLAAHLGVSERAARRYVGILREAGIPVESTRGPYGGYRVGRGLRVPPLMFTSEEALALVMAVLEGHHDAADPTGPVGGALGKIVRVLPAPVAHPAEAVRRVRTKGPEATAPDPATTAALVQAATDRHRLRVAYDLGAKGVRPMEVDPWAVAVRHGRWYLLCWSHTAEARRVLRVDRIAEVTVLEGTFTPPEGLDPLDTLEAHLADGWSYEVEVVVEAPADLVAQWLPRSLGRAEPLDARTTRLLATTDEPEWYVRQLTELPVAFRIVAPRELRDAAQALARRLLTAAGHPTQTENL; encoded by the coding sequence ATGCCCCACGACGACAGCCCCACCGCCCGCGCCCTGCGCACCCTCGAACTCCTCCAGAACAGCCCCGGCATCACCGCCGACCGCCTCGCCGCCCACCTCGGCGTCTCCGAGCGCGCCGCCCGCCGCTACGTGGGCATCCTGCGCGAGGCCGGCATCCCCGTGGAGTCCACGCGGGGGCCCTACGGCGGCTACCGCGTCGGCCGCGGGCTGCGCGTGCCGCCCCTGATGTTCACGTCGGAGGAGGCGTTGGCGCTGGTCATGGCGGTGCTGGAAGGCCATCACGACGCGGCCGACCCGACCGGCCCGGTGGGCGGCGCGCTCGGCAAGATCGTGCGGGTGCTGCCCGCGCCGGTCGCGCACCCGGCGGAGGCGGTCCGCAGGGTGCGCACCAAGGGCCCGGAAGCCACCGCCCCCGACCCCGCCACCACGGCCGCCCTCGTCCAGGCAGCCACCGACCGGCACCGGCTCCGCGTCGCCTACGACCTGGGCGCGAAGGGTGTACGCCCCATGGAGGTCGACCCGTGGGCCGTCGCCGTCCGCCACGGCCGCTGGTACCTGCTGTGCTGGTCGCACACCGCCGAGGCCCGCCGCGTGCTGCGCGTCGACCGGATCGCCGAAGTGACCGTCCTGGAGGGGACGTTCACGCCGCCCGAGGGCCTAGACCCGCTCGACACCCTCGAAGCGCACCTCGCCGACGGCTGGTCGTACGAGGTGGAGGTCGTCGTCGAGGCCCCTGCCGACCTCGTCGCCCAGTGGCTGCCGCGCAGCCTCGGCCGCGCCGAGCCGCTCGACGCGCGCACCACCCGGCTGCTGGCGACGACGGATGAGCCGGAGTGGTACGTCCGGCAGCTCACGGAGCTCCCGGTCGCGTTCCGGATCGTGGCTCCGCGGGAGCTGCGGGATGCGGCGCAGGCGCTGGCACGCAGGCTCCTGACGGCGGCCGGGCACCCTACCCAAACCGAAAACCTTTGA
- a CDS encoding GMC family oxidoreductase produces MPETNHLYDYVVIGGGTAGSVIASRLTENPDVTVAVIEGGPSDVDREDVLTLRRWMGLLGGDLDYDYPTVEQPRGNSHIRHSRARVLGGCSSHNTLISFKPLPSDWDEWEANGAKGWGAVPMEAYYARLLNNIVPVDEKDRNAIARDFVDAAQKATGVPRVEGFNRRPFDDGVGFFDLAYHPENNKRSSASVAYLHPVMDQRPNLTILLETWAHRLDLDGTRARGVHVRAKDGEEFVVRARNEVLLCAGAVDSPRLLLHSGIGPARDLEALGIPVVHDLPGVGENLLDHPESVIVWETNGPIPENSAMDSDAGLFVRRDPEHPGPDLMFHFYQVPFTDNPERLGYERPRYGVSMTPNIPKPKSRGRLYLTSADPSVKPALDFRYFTDEDDYDARTLVDGIRIAREIARTEPLAGWLKREVCPGPEVTGDEELSEYARKVAHTVYHPAGTCRMGALDDELAVVDPELRIRGLEGIRIADASVFPTMTAVNPMIGVLMVGEKAVDLIGGGA; encoded by the coding sequence ATGCCAGAGACCAATCATCTCTACGACTACGTCGTCATAGGCGGCGGCACCGCCGGTTCCGTCATCGCCTCCCGCCTCACCGAGAACCCCGACGTCACCGTCGCCGTCATCGAGGGCGGCCCCAGCGACGTCGACCGCGAGGACGTCCTCACCCTGCGCCGCTGGATGGGCCTCCTCGGCGGCGACCTCGACTACGACTACCCGACGGTGGAGCAGCCCCGCGGCAACTCCCACATCCGGCACAGCCGCGCCCGCGTCCTGGGCGGCTGCTCCTCGCACAACACCCTGATCTCCTTCAAGCCGCTGCCGTCCGACTGGGACGAGTGGGAGGCGAACGGCGCCAAGGGATGGGGCGCGGTGCCGATGGAGGCGTACTACGCGCGGCTGCTCAACAACATCGTCCCCGTCGACGAGAAGGACCGGAACGCCATCGCCCGCGACTTCGTCGACGCCGCGCAGAAGGCGACGGGCGTCCCGCGCGTCGAGGGCTTCAACCGCCGGCCCTTCGACGACGGCGTCGGCTTCTTCGACCTCGCCTACCACCCCGAGAACAACAAGCGGTCCTCGGCGTCCGTGGCGTATCTGCACCCGGTGATGGACCAGCGCCCCAACCTCACGATCCTGCTGGAGACCTGGGCGCACCGCCTCGACCTCGACGGCACCCGCGCCCGCGGCGTCCATGTCCGCGCCAAGGACGGCGAGGAGTTCGTCGTACGCGCCCGGAACGAGGTGCTGCTGTGCGCGGGCGCCGTCGACTCGCCCCGGCTGCTGCTGCACTCGGGTATCGGCCCCGCGCGCGACCTGGAGGCCCTCGGCATCCCCGTCGTCCACGACCTGCCGGGCGTCGGCGAGAACCTCCTCGACCACCCCGAGTCGGTCATCGTCTGGGAGACGAACGGCCCCATCCCGGAGAACTCCGCGATGGACTCCGACGCGGGCCTGTTCGTCCGCCGCGACCCCGAACACCCGGGCCCGGACCTGATGTTCCACTTCTACCAGGTCCCCTTCACCGACAACCCCGAGCGCCTGGGCTACGAACGCCCCCGGTACGGCGTCTCGATGACCCCCAACATCCCCAAGCCGAAGAGCCGCGGCCGCCTCTACCTGACCAGCGCCGACCCGTCGGTCAAACCGGCCCTGGACTTCCGCTACTTCACCGACGAGGACGACTACGACGCCCGCACCCTGGTCGACGGCATCCGCATCGCCCGTGAGATAGCGCGGACCGAGCCGCTGGCGGGCTGGCTCAAGCGCGAGGTGTGCCCGGGCCCGGAGGTCACCGGCGACGAGGAACTGAGCGAGTACGCCCGCAAGGTCGCCCACACCGTCTACCACCCGGCGGGCACCTGCCGCATGGGCGCCCTGGACGACGAACTCGCGGTGGTCGACCCCGAGTTGCGCATCCGTGGCCTGGAGGGCATCCGGATCGCCGACGCGTCGGTCTTCCCGACGATGACGGCCGTGAACCCGATGATCGGGGTGCTCATGGTCGGTGAGAAAGCCGTGGACCTGATCGGAGGCGGTGCCTGA
- a CDS encoding DinB family protein: MSEEILLEPPVAGSEADTLIGSLERQRRTFAWKCEGLDAAALRTRLAPSAITLGGLLKHLALVEADYFTLRLLGEDPGAPWNTVDWEAEPGWDWRSAAEDTPEQLYALWGAAVARSRANVRKVLAEGGLDQLAHYTGRNGDSPSLRRILADLIEEYARHVGQADLIRESIDGRVGEDPPAGFTY; the protein is encoded by the coding sequence ATGAGCGAGGAGATTCTTCTGGAGCCGCCCGTCGCGGGCAGCGAGGCCGACACGCTGATCGGGTCCCTGGAGCGGCAGCGCAGGACGTTCGCCTGGAAGTGCGAGGGGCTGGACGCGGCCGCGCTGCGCACCCGGCTCGCCCCCTCGGCGATCACGCTGGGCGGGCTGCTCAAGCATCTGGCACTGGTGGAGGCCGACTACTTCACCCTGCGGCTGCTGGGAGAGGACCCGGGCGCGCCCTGGAACACCGTGGACTGGGAGGCGGAGCCCGGCTGGGACTGGCGCTCGGCCGCGGAGGACACGCCCGAGCAGCTGTACGCGCTGTGGGGGGCCGCGGTGGCCCGCTCCCGGGCCAACGTCCGGAAGGTCCTCGCGGAGGGCGGGCTCGATCAGCTCGCCCACTACACCGGCCGGAACGGGGACTCGCCGAGCCTGCGCCGCATCCTCGCGGACCTGATCGAGGAGTACGCCCGCCATGTGGGGCAGGCCGATCTGATCCGGGAGTCGATCGACGGGCGGGTGGGGGAGGACCCGCCGGCCGGGTTCACTTACTGA
- a CDS encoding MFS transporter: MPSHALKRSTLLAVCACVLVAQSMVAAVNLLIPQLSSSALHPSHTEILWTVDAYVIAFAGLLIPAGALGDRYGRKGALLAGLALFAAGAATSALAPGPALLIAGRAACGTGAALITPATMSILLHLAGPEGRARAMASWTLAIGVGGMLGNLGGGLAGQFLSWRALFAAMVPLAALLATAVAVTTPRTPRSPHSTLDPAGTLLLTAGLLAVLFGIIEGPTYGWASPRILGVFATGALLVAGFTTYARRARRPLIDPRVFVASPRLRAGTLGLATGFFGLFALFFVNSQYLQGVKEYGPAVTGVAIVPLIVGMALVPKLAARWAPHPRPVIGGGLALIGLGLLGASTADAGTPYPLYACWLLVISVGTGLSMPALTLTTATSLPPHQAGLASGLGTSARELGAALGVAVTGTALAHHPDLAHGMGPALRTVAALVLAATAVVVMEYRGAKAPVTGRTEARTPTNTPVP; the protein is encoded by the coding sequence ATGCCCTCGCACGCCCTGAAACGGTCCACCCTGCTCGCCGTCTGCGCCTGTGTCCTGGTCGCCCAGAGCATGGTCGCGGCCGTCAACCTCCTCATCCCGCAGCTGAGTTCGTCCGCCCTGCATCCCTCGCACACCGAGATCCTGTGGACCGTCGACGCCTACGTCATCGCCTTCGCGGGCCTGCTCATCCCGGCGGGCGCGCTCGGCGACCGGTACGGCCGCAAGGGCGCGCTCCTCGCCGGTCTCGCCCTGTTCGCCGCGGGCGCCGCCACCAGTGCCCTCGCCCCCGGCCCGGCGCTGCTGATCGCGGGCCGGGCGGCGTGCGGGACGGGCGCCGCGCTGATCACCCCGGCGACGATGTCGATCCTGCTGCATCTCGCGGGCCCCGAGGGGCGGGCCCGTGCGATGGCCTCCTGGACGCTGGCGATCGGTGTCGGCGGCATGCTGGGCAACCTCGGCGGCGGGCTGGCCGGCCAGTTCCTCAGCTGGCGGGCCCTGTTCGCGGCGATGGTCCCGCTGGCCGCGCTCCTCGCGACGGCCGTCGCCGTCACCACCCCGCGCACACCCCGCTCCCCGCACAGCACGCTCGACCCGGCGGGCACCCTGCTCCTCACCGCGGGCCTGCTGGCGGTCCTGTTCGGCATCATCGAGGGCCCCACCTACGGCTGGGCCTCTCCGCGCATCCTCGGCGTCTTCGCCACGGGCGCCCTGCTGGTGGCCGGCTTCACGACGTACGCCCGACGCGCCCGCAGGCCCCTGATCGACCCGCGCGTCTTCGTCGCGTCCCCCCGGCTGCGCGCGGGCACCCTGGGGCTGGCCACCGGCTTCTTCGGCCTCTTCGCCCTCTTCTTCGTCAACTCGCAGTACCTGCAAGGCGTGAAGGAGTACGGTCCCGCCGTCACCGGCGTCGCGATCGTGCCGCTGATCGTCGGCATGGCGCTGGTGCCGAAGCTGGCGGCGCGCTGGGCGCCGCACCCCCGCCCGGTCATCGGCGGCGGCCTCGCGCTCATCGGCCTCGGCCTGCTGGGCGCGTCCACGGCGGACGCGGGAACGCCCTATCCCCTTTACGCCTGCTGGCTCCTGGTGATCTCGGTCGGCACGGGCCTGTCCATGCCCGCGCTCACCCTCACCACCGCCACGTCCCTGCCACCCCACCAGGCAGGCCTGGCCTCGGGCCTGGGCACCTCGGCCCGCGAACTCGGCGCTGCCCTGGGCGTGGCGGTCACCGGCACGGCCCTCGCCCACCACCCGGACCTCGCCCACGGCATGGGCCCGGCCCTGCGCACGGTGGCGGCCCTGGTCCTGGCCGCGACGGCGGTGGTCGTCATGGAGTACCGCGGGGCGAAGGCCCCGGTGACCGGGCGGACCGAGGCCCGTACCCCTACGAACACTCCTGTCCCGTAG
- a CDS encoding malate dehydrogenase: MTRTPVNVTVTGAAGQIGYALLFRIASGQLLGADVPVKLRLLEITPALKAAEGTAMELDDCAFPLLQGIDITDDPNVAFDGANVALLVGARPRTKGMERGDLLEANGGIFKPQGKAINDNAADDIKVLVVGNPANTNALIAQAAAPDVPAERFTAMTRLDHNRALTQLAKKTGSTVADIKRLTIWGNHSATQYPDIFHATVGGKNAAEVVSDEKWLAEDFIPTVAKRGAAIIEARGASSAASAANAAIDHVYTWVNGTAEGDWTSMGIPSDGSYGVPEGLISSFPVTTKDGRYEIVQGLDINEFSRTRIDASVAELAEEREAVRALGLI; encoded by the coding sequence ATGACCCGCACTCCCGTGAACGTCACCGTCACCGGCGCGGCCGGCCAGATCGGTTACGCCCTGCTCTTCCGCATCGCCTCCGGCCAGCTGCTCGGCGCGGACGTGCCGGTCAAGCTCCGCCTCCTGGAGATCACCCCGGCGCTCAAGGCCGCCGAGGGCACCGCCATGGAGCTCGACGACTGCGCCTTCCCGCTCCTTCAGGGCATCGACATCACGGACGACCCGAACGTCGCCTTCGACGGCGCCAACGTCGCCCTCCTCGTCGGCGCCCGCCCCCGCACCAAGGGCATGGAGCGCGGTGACCTCCTGGAGGCCAACGGCGGCATCTTCAAGCCGCAGGGCAAGGCCATCAACGACAACGCCGCGGACGACATCAAGGTCCTCGTCGTCGGCAACCCGGCCAACACCAACGCCCTGATCGCCCAGGCCGCCGCCCCGGACGTACCGGCCGAGCGCTTCACCGCGATGACCCGCCTCGACCACAACCGCGCGCTGACGCAGCTCGCGAAGAAGACGGGCTCCACGGTCGCCGACATCAAGCGCCTGACCATCTGGGGCAACCACTCCGCCACCCAGTACCCCGACATCTTCCACGCCACGGTCGGCGGCAAGAACGCCGCCGAGGTCGTGAGCGACGAGAAGTGGCTGGCCGAGGACTTCATCCCGACCGTCGCCAAGCGCGGCGCGGCGATCATCGAGGCGCGTGGCGCGTCCTCCGCGGCCTCCGCCGCCAACGCCGCCATCGACCACGTGTACACGTGGGTCAACGGCACGGCCGAGGGCGACTGGACCTCCATGGGCATCCCGTCGGACGGCTCCTACGGCGTCCCGGAGGGCCTGATCTCCTCCTTCCCGGTCACCACCAAGGACGGCCGGTACGAGATCGTCCAGGGCCTGGACATCAACGAGTTCTCCCGCACCCGCATCGACGCCTCCGTCGCCGAGCTGGCGGAGGAGCGCGAGGCGGTCCGCGCGCTCGGCCTCATCTGA
- a CDS encoding aldehyde dehydrogenase family protein — protein sequence MAGQQAQQTIHAGGEWRAALSGATRDIIDPADAQPFAVVAEGDEKDTDLAVAAARQAFDHGDWPRTPVAERAALLYRVADLLIRDRERLGLLESRDAGKTLEEGRVDIDCVADAFRYFAGLVAAESGGRVVDAGSPDIHSVVVHEPVGVCALITPWNYPLLQASWKIAPALAAGNTFVVKPSEITPLTTVALIELLVEAGLPAGVANIVTGPGASVGARLAEHPDVDLVSFTGGLVSGTKVARAAAPSVKKVALELGGKNPNVVFADACATEEGFDTAVDQALNAAFIHSGQVCSAGSRLIVEESVRERFVAELAARAGRIRLGRGTDDGVECGPLVSEQQRAKVEAYIASALAEGAVLRTGGKRPEGLGEGYFYEPTVLDACHREMKVVREEVFGPVLTVETFRTEDEAVLLANDTEYGLAGAVWTADAGRARRVAGRLRHGTVWINDFHPYLPQAEWGGFGKSGTGRELGPAGLAEYRESKHIYQNLAPKPVRWFAG from the coding sequence ATGGCCGGACAGCAGGCCCAGCAGACGATCCACGCGGGCGGCGAGTGGCGCGCAGCCCTCTCCGGCGCGACCCGCGACATCATCGACCCCGCGGACGCGCAGCCCTTCGCCGTCGTCGCCGAAGGGGACGAGAAGGACACCGACCTGGCCGTCGCCGCCGCCCGCCAGGCCTTCGACCACGGCGACTGGCCACGCACCCCGGTCGCCGAGCGCGCCGCCCTCCTCTACCGCGTCGCCGACCTCCTCATCCGCGACCGCGAACGGCTCGGCCTGCTGGAGAGCCGCGACGCGGGCAAGACGCTCGAAGAGGGCCGCGTCGACATCGACTGTGTCGCCGACGCCTTCCGCTACTTCGCCGGTCTCGTCGCCGCCGAGTCCGGCGGCCGGGTCGTCGACGCGGGCTCGCCCGACATCCACAGCGTCGTGGTGCACGAGCCGGTGGGGGTCTGCGCCCTCATCACCCCCTGGAACTACCCGCTCCTCCAGGCCAGTTGGAAGATCGCCCCGGCGCTCGCCGCGGGGAACACCTTCGTCGTCAAGCCCAGCGAGATCACCCCGCTGACGACCGTCGCCCTGATCGAGCTGCTGGTCGAGGCGGGTCTGCCGGCCGGGGTCGCCAACATCGTCACCGGGCCCGGCGCCTCGGTCGGCGCCCGGCTCGCCGAGCACCCCGACGTCGACCTCGTCTCCTTCACCGGCGGCCTGGTCAGCGGCACCAAGGTGGCGCGGGCCGCGGCCCCTTCGGTCAAGAAGGTCGCCCTGGAACTCGGCGGCAAGAACCCCAACGTCGTCTTCGCCGACGCCTGCGCCACCGAGGAGGGCTTCGACACCGCCGTCGACCAGGCCCTCAACGCGGCCTTCATCCACAGCGGCCAGGTCTGCTCGGCGGGAAGCCGCCTGATCGTCGAGGAGTCGGTGCGCGAGCGCTTCGTCGCCGAACTCGCCGCCCGGGCAGGCCGGATCAGGCTGGGCCGCGGCACCGACGACGGCGTCGAGTGCGGCCCGCTCGTCTCCGAGCAGCAGCGTGCCAAGGTCGAGGCGTACATCGCCTCGGCGCTGGCGGAGGGCGCGGTGCTGCGCACCGGCGGCAAGCGGCCGGAGGGGCTCGGCGAGGGGTACTTCTACGAGCCGACCGTCCTCGACGCCTGCCACCGCGAGATGAAGGTCGTCCGTGAGGAGGTCTTCGGCCCGGTCCTCACCGTCGAGACCTTCCGGACGGAGGACGAGGCGGTCCTCCTCGCCAACGACACCGAGTACGGCCTCGCCGGCGCCGTCTGGACCGCCGACGCGGGACGCGCCCGCCGCGTCGCCGGCCGGCTGCGGCACGGCACCGTCTGGATCAACGACTTCCACCCCTATCTCCCGCAGGCGGAGTGGGGCGGCTTCGGCAAGAGCGGGACGGGGCGTGAGCTGGGCCCCGCCGGGCTCGCCGAGTACCGCGAGAGCAAGCACATCTATCAGAACCTCGCGCCGAAGCCGGTCCGCTGGTTCGCAGGCTGA
- a CDS encoding helix-turn-helix domain-containing protein, producing MPRWRALPDELDPQVREFASQLRRLVDRSGLSIAAVADRTGYSKTSWERYLNGRLLAPKGAIVALAEVTGTNPIHLTTMWELAERAWSRSEMRHDMTMEAIRISQARAALGEFGAPPATAKGSKTARRGGSATATPGVAGPAGVAPTVPPQPASPEVRDSPGVPGTSGGQGSRAESSQGSRESGVNSWGLAGYAGPSSTGGRAPGGPAWSPTAQSPYGESPQTAYGEPPQSPRPAGAPGSGAPGSGGTGGKRRLTMFLAGVVGVLVVIAAAYFLTDGGGDKKNEGGKASPSPTASTPANLPAGVKCSGDSCTGKDAESMGCSGDLVTTAKTATVGTTVVEVRYSKTCGAAWGRITGGAQGDKVAVTVGKGKQQTGSITTAGDTIAYTPMVAVKDAGEAKACATLAAGTKGCTP from the coding sequence ATGCCTCGTTGGAGGGCCTTGCCGGATGAACTGGATCCGCAGGTCAGGGAGTTCGCCAGCCAGCTGCGCCGGCTCGTGGACCGCAGCGGACTGAGCATCGCGGCGGTGGCCGACCGCACGGGCTACAGCAAGACGTCCTGGGAGCGTTATCTCAACGGCAGACTGCTCGCGCCCAAGGGTGCGATCGTCGCGCTGGCCGAGGTCACCGGCACCAATCCGATCCATCTGACCACGATGTGGGAGCTCGCCGAGCGCGCCTGGAGCCGCTCGGAGATGCGTCACGACATGACCATGGAGGCCATCCGGATCTCCCAGGCGCGCGCCGCGCTCGGGGAGTTCGGGGCGCCGCCCGCCACTGCCAAGGGCAGCAAGACGGCCCGCAGGGGCGGCAGCGCCACGGCGACGCCGGGGGTGGCCGGGCCCGCGGGCGTGGCACCGACGGTGCCGCCGCAGCCGGCCTCGCCGGAGGTACGGGATTCCCCGGGAGTGCCGGGCACTTCAGGCGGGCAGGGCTCGCGCGCAGAGTCTTCGCAGGGGAGCCGGGAGAGCGGCGTCAACTCCTGGGGGCTCGCCGGGTACGCCGGGCCCTCGTCGACGGGCGGACGCGCCCCCGGCGGGCCGGCCTGGTCACCGACCGCGCAGTCGCCGTACGGCGAATCACCGCAGACGGCGTACGGCGAACCCCCGCAGAGCCCGCGTCCGGCCGGCGCACCCGGCTCCGGTGCGCCCGGTTCCGGCGGGACCGGCGGCAAGCGGCGGCTGACGATGTTCCTCGCGGGGGTCGTCGGCGTGCTCGTCGTCATCGCCGCGGCGTACTTCCTCACCGACGGCGGCGGCGACAAGAAGAACGAGGGCGGCAAGGCCTCCCCGTCCCCGACCGCCTCCACGCCCGCGAACCTGCCCGCCGGCGTCAAGTGCAGCGGTGACTCCTGCACGGGCAAGGACGCGGAGAGCATGGGTTGCAGCGGCGACCTGGTGACCACCGCCAAGACCGCCACCGTCGGCACCACCGTCGTGGAGGTCCGCTACAGCAAGACGTGCGGTGCCGCGTGGGGCCGTATCACCGGGGGCGCGCAGGGTGACAAGGTCGCCGTGACCGTGGGCAAGGGCAAGCAGCAGACCGGCTCGATCACCACGGCGGGGGACACGATCGCGTACACCCCGATGGTGGCGGTGAAGGACGCGGGCGAGGCGAAGGCCTGCGCGACGCTGGCCGCCGGGACGAAGGGGTGCACCCCGTAG